GTTGTCACGCCAGTGGCATTGCCGGGTAGCTAAGTTCGGAAGAGATAACCGCTGAAAGCATCTAAGCGGGAAACTTGCCTTGAGATGAGATTTCCCAGAGCCTTGAGCTCTTTGAAGGGTCGTTCGAGACCAGGACGTTGATAGGCTGGGTGTGGAAGTGCAGTAATGCATTAAGCTAACCAGTACTAATTGCCCGTACGGCTTGTCCCTATAACCTTAGCAGGTTGTAGCGAATAAGAAGTGCGTTGGAACGTTCGTTGATACAACTTCATTACCCAGGTGTGTATGCACACCGACTACTTACTTCTCCCAGATTCTGGGCAACGTCAAACGACGCGGCCCGTACAGTTCAATGCCTGATGACCATAGCAAATCGGTCCCACCCCTTCCCATCCCGAACAGGACCGTGAAACGATTTTGCGCCGATGATAGTGCTGCAACCAGTGTGAAAGTAGGTTATCGTCAGGCTAGTTATATAGAGAAAGCCCCAATCAGTGATCTGGTTGGGGCTTTTTTGCTTTTGTAGGTCATATTCCTGTCACTTATGGACGCTAAACTTGTCTCTTTCCTAATAAGAGGTGGTTCAGCATGATGCGTCTTTCCCTGGTGTCGCTCGCGGTAATCTCCGTTTTGGCAGGCTGTGGTGGCAGCGACCACGATGCGGCGGCGCCCATCAATCCGGCCATGACCGGTGTGTTCCTCGATGGCGTGGTCGAAAACCTCGATTATGTCGCCGGCGCCGCACCGAAGGCGGTCACCAACGCCAAAGGCGAGTTCACCTGCTATGCTGGCGACACCGTCAGCTTCAGCATTGGCGGCATCGCCTTGGGCAGCACCTTGTGTGCGTCCACGGTCACTCCGCTGGAACTGGCCCGCGTGGTCGATATCAAGGACGCCAAAGTGATCAACCGACTGCTGGCCCTGCAATTGCTCGACGATGACAACGATCCGTCGAACGGCATCAAGCTGACCGCCGAGGCCAAGACCGCGCTGGCCGCTCAGACCGTCGATTTCAACGCCGCCGCCTCCGCTTTCAATACCAATCTGGGCGCCACCCTGGCCAAGGCCGGCGCCAAATATGCCGTGCGCAGCGTCGATGACAGCCGCCGCGCGCTGGTGCGCGAGCATTTCGAAGACACGCTCGCGTCCAGGCGCGGTACGCCGGTGAACGAAACTTTTACCCAAAAAAATAACTTGGGCGACGTGGCCGTCACCGTCACCCGCTACCAGGTCCAGGCCGACAGCAAGTTCTATATCCCCTACGAAGGCAGCAACGCCAGGGTCAAGGAAGAATTCCCGTTCGGCTTCCTGCCGTCGTATGGCTCGGCGCTGGCCTTCAAGGGCACCAATGCCAATGGCGACCTCGAGTTCTATGGCCTGACCGATCGCGGCCCCAACGGCGACGGCCCCAATCTGCCGGCATTGAGCGGTACCGGCGTGACGGGCAGCAAAATTTTCCCGTCGCCGAGTTTTGCGCCCTCGTTTGGGGTGATCACGGTGGGCAAGTCGGGTGCTGTGCTGACATCGTCCACGCCGATCAAGGTCTCGGCGACCGTCCCCACCTCGGGCCTGCCGGTGGCGCCGGGCACCGTGGGCTACACGTCCGAGCTGCCGGTGATGGACGTGATGAAATATGACGCCGCCAGCAAGGCCACCTTCAACGCGGGCGGGCTCGACTCCGAAGCGATCGTGTTCGACAAGAAGCGCAACGCGCTGTGGGTATCCGATGAATATGGTCCGTTCATCGAAAAGATCGATCCGGCCACCGGCCTCATCCTCAGCAAGTACGCACCGGGTACCGGCTTGCCGGCCATTTTCGCCAAACGCCGCGCCAATCGCGGCATGGAAGGCATGGCGCTCGATACCAGCACCGACAAACTGCACGGTTTCCTGCAAAGCCCGCTTACCGACGGCAATACCCTCTACACGGTGACCGGCAAAAGCGAAGCGATCGAACGCTTTGCGCGCTTCACGCGCTGGACCGAATTCGATCCGACGACGGGCACCTCGGGCAAGATGTACGCGTATCCGTTGGATGCTGCCGACTACCAGGATGGCCGCACCGGCAATGCCAAGCTCGGCGACGTGGTCGCGCTGGGTAACGGCAAGTTCATCGTGATCGAGCAGGGCGCCGCGCCTGGCGGCAACGTATTCAACAAGCTGATGCTGGTGGAAATTGGCGCTGCTACCGATATTTCGGCTACGCCTTACAACGCCACCACGTCCGACCTGGAAAAAAGCAGCATGGGTGGCGCGGCCGTCAACGGCGCCGACTGGAAATCGGTGGTCACCATGAAGAAAACCGTGTTGTTGGACTTGAACGCGATCGGCTGGCTGGCCGAAAAGGCCGAAGGTTTGACGATTGTTGACGGCAACACCCTGGCCCTGGTCAACGACAACGACTTCGGCATGAAAACCAAGGTGTTCAATGCCGCTGGCGCAGTAATCGAAGATGCCGACGTTACCAAGTGCAATATCGATGCCAACGGCGCCATCATCGCCAGCAGCGCTGCCGGTTGCGCGCCCGGCAACACCATCCGCGTTGCGCGCGGTACTGACCTTGAGCGCCCAAGCCGCCTGTGGCTGATCAAGTTCACCAAGGCGCTGACGTCGTTCTAGGCGTCTGCACCGGCAAGAGACAAGGGGCGCTTTATCTTCTTGTGGGCCCGATTCTTAGCTCACATCAAGGCAGCGGCGCAGCGGATTGCTACCTTCTCAGGGATAACCCTGGAAGGATTTCTTCATGGAATATGCACAGCTGACGCCCGGTCGCCGCTTTGCCCCGTTACACAGCCTGCTGTATTACAGCCAGCGCCTGGTCACGCGACCGGCATTGCGCCGGTTGGTGGTGCGCATCCTGACCTGTGCGCTGCGCCTGCGTCATGGCAGCGGGCGTGAACTGCACGCCGCCAGCGCCGTGGAGGGTGCCGCGCTTGCCAACCTCAGCCAGAGCGGCTACGCGCCGCTTGGCAATCTGCTCAGCAGCGTGCAGTGCGATGCCATCCGCACCTACCTGCAAGACAAAATGCTGACCGATCGCGACCGTGAGCGCGCGTTGTTCGCGCTGGCGCAGGTGCCGCAGGGCGTGCGCGTGGCCGATTACCACCTGCGCGACGTGATCGCTTGCCCGTACATCCTGGCCCTGGCCAACAGCGCACCGCTGCTGGGCCTGGCCGCGCGCTACATGCGCTGCAAACCCACCATCTCGGCGCTGGGCTTGCGCTGGTCGTTCCCGGTGGCGGGCAACGCCAGCGATTTGCAGGCGTTTCATCGCGACTCGGAGGATTGGCGCTATGTGAAGGTGCTGGTGTATCTGACCGATGTCGATCACGACGCCGGACCGCACGTGTATTTGTACGGCAGCCACCTGACGCAGGCGCCGGTGCGGTTGCGCTTTTACAGCGATGACGAGATCTCCGCCAACTACGGCGCCGAGCAGCTGCTCACGGCCACTGGCACGCGCGGCTTTTGCTTTGCGGTCGATACGGCCGGCATTCACAAGGGCACGGCGCCGCACCGCTTGCCACGGCTGATGCTGCAGATCCAGTACTCGCTGCTACCCAGCTATGCCTACCAGTATGCGCCGGAACCGTACGACGGCCCGCTGCTGCTGGACCCCTACGTGAACCGCCTGATCGTGCGGCCACTGCGCTGATGCCGGCGCCGCAGTACACGTGCACGCGGTGCGGGTCGGACTGGACCCGGCGCATTCCGCGCGCCTGGTGGATGCGGCTGCTGGCGGGCAGCGTGCGCGTACGCTGCCTGGCCTGTCACCATGAATTCCTGCTCAGAAAACGTTAAGCCTCTTTCACGCTGCCCTTGCTGATACTCTCGCCGTCGCTCTTGCGCAGCGACCAGAAGGTGATCGACGACAGAACGGTCATGACGGCCAGCGTGAGGAAGGCGTAATGCAGCGCCGCGGTGAGCGCGATGCGGTTCGATTGCGGCACGTCGCCGAGATACCAGCCCGTGATCAGCGAACCGGCCGCCAGGCCGAAACTCACCGACAACTGCTGCATCGAGCTGGCGATGGTGCTGGCCATGCTGCTGTCGTTACCCTCCACGTCGGCGTAGGCGATGGTGTTCATGCTCGAAAACTGCAGCGAATTGAAAAAGCCCAGGCACAGGCTGATCATCACGATCACGTAGATCGGCGTGCCTTGCTGGACGAACGAGAACAGGCTGATGGTAATCCCGATCAGCACCGTGTTCACGGTAAGCACCTGGCGGTAGCCGAAGCGCGCCAGCACCCGCGCCGAGATGAACTTCATGAACATGGCCGCCGCCGCCGACGGCATCATCAACAGGCCCGATTGCCAGGCCGGCAGGCCCAGTCCCAGCTGGTACAGCAACGGCAGCAGGAACGGCAACCCGCCGACACCGATGCGGGTGATAAAACCACCCATGACCGAGACGCGGAAGGTGCGCACCTTGAACAGGGCGATGCGCAGCAGCGGATACGCGGCCTCGCGCGCATGCCACACATAGGCGGCCAGCAGCGAGCAGGCGATAAACAGCAGTACCGACATCGACGTCACATCGAGCCGATGTTCGCCGAACACCTCGAGCAGCCATGACAACAGCGCCACACCGGTACCGAACAACACCAGGCCGATGAAGTCGAGCGGCCGCGCATCCTCGTTGCGGTAGTCGGGCATGTGCTTGTTGGCCAGGTACAGCGCAGCGATACCCACCGGGACGTTGACGAAGAAAATCTCGCGCCACGTCATCCAGTGCACGATCAACCCCCCCACCGTGGGACCGAGCAGGGGCCCGATGAGCGCCGGGATGATCACGAAGTTCATCGCCGCCAGCAGTTCGGACTTGGGGAAGGTGCGCACGATGGCCAGGCGCCCGACCGGCATCATCATCGCCGCGCCAAAACCTTGCAGCAGCCGTGACGCCACCAGCATCGGCGAGTTGACCGACAGGCCGCACAGGATCGAGGCAATCGTAAAAATGGTGATGGCGCTCATGAACACGCGCCGGGTGCCGAAGCGGTCGGCCATCCAGCCGCTGACGGGAATCGCCACCGCGAGGCTGAGCACATAGCTGGTGACCACCGCCTTGAGGCTGAGCGGCGTCACCTGCAGGCTTTCCGCCATGCTGGGGATCGCGGTGTTGACGATGGTGGAGTCCAGCTGCTCCATGAACAGGGCGGTGGCCACCACCCAGGGCAGGTAGCGCTTGGCGGCTACTTCGGCGGCGGATGGCCCGGGAGGTGGTGCGGAGTTTTGAGCGGTAGTATCCATCTGTCGATTTTCCCATAAATGTGCAAAGCAGGTCACCGGGCATGCGGGAGAGTTGCAGTGCCGTCATCATGCGGTCATGCCGGGGCGCTATGGTGCGTGCAACCATATCGAGGAGGCCAGATGCACGACCAACCGCCAATTCCGGGACGGCGCGGTTTTATGCGCCAGGTGGCAGGCACCGCGCTGCTGGGCACTGCGCTCGCTGCCTGCACCAGTACTGCCAGCCATGGTGACAACGCCGACAACGTCGGCCCGCTGCGCTTCGCTCACGGCGTGGCCAGCGGCGATCCCTTGAGCGACCGCGTGATCGTGTGGACGCGCGTAACGCCGGGCCAGGACAATGGCGGCGGCGACATCGCCGTGCGCTGGCAACTGGCCACCGACGCGGCCATGCGCTCGGTGGTCGCCTCGGGCAGTGTGACCACGTCCGCGCACCAGGACTACACCGTCAAAGTGGACGCTGCCGGCCTGTTGCCGGGCCATGTGTACCATTACCAGTTCGAGTCTGGCGCCGCGAAATCCACGGTGGGGCGCACCAGGACGCTGCCGCGCGCCGATGTACGGCAGGTAAAGCTGGCGGTGTTCTCGTGCTCGAACTACCCGTTCGGCTTTTTCAACGTGTATGCCGATGCCGCGCTGCAGGGCGATATCGACGCCGCGCTGCACCTGGGCGACTATATCTACGAGTACGAAAGCAGCGGTTACGGCGCCGAGCAGGGCAAGCAGCTCGACCGCGTGTCCGAGCCGCGCGACGTGCTGCTGCGCCTCGAAGACTACCGCCGCCGCTATGCCCAGTACCGCAGCGATGCCGATTTGCAGGCAGTGCACGCTGCCATGCCGTTCATCGCCGTGTGGGACGACCACGAAATCGCCGACGACACCTGGCGCGACGGCTCGCTCGACCACAAGACCAGCGCCTACGGTCCGTTCAAGCTGCGCAAGCTGGCGGCGGCCACCGCCTACCACGAGTGGATGCCGATCCGCACCCCCGATCCCTCGGCGCTTGACAAGATATACCGCTCGTTCGACTTCGGCGGCATCGTCTCGTTGCACATGCTCGATACCCGCGTGATCGGCCGCGACCAGCAACTGATGATGTCCTCGTATTTCGACGCCAGCAAGCGGTTCGACGAGGGCAGGTACCGCAGCGACCTGTATTCGCCGCGCCGGCAGATGATGGGCGCCGAGCAGATGGCATGGCTCGACCGGCAGGTGGAACAATCGACTGCGCGCTGGCAGATGCTGGGGCAGCAGGTGCTGATGGCGCGCATGGAGCATCCGCAGGCGGTGGTGCTGGGTGAATGTTCGAGCACCGATTACGTGGCGGCGAAGCGCCGCGCGGCGCTCGACCCCGCGGGCGTGACCGACCGCGAGCGGCGCTGGCTCGCATCGCCGTCGCTGCCGTGCTACCTCGATTCGTGGGACGGCTACCAGAGCGAGCGCGAACGGCTGTTCGCCATCATGGCGCGGCACCGCAAGAACGTGGTGGTGCTGGCCGGCGACACCCATAACGCATGGGCCAGCGACCTGTTGGACGCCAACGGCCGCCAGGTGGGCGTGGAATTCGCCACCCCTGGCGTGACGTCGCCTGGTATGGAAGGCGGCCACCGGGGCCGCAACCCGGACGACGTGGCGGCCATGATGACCGACATGATCGCGCCGCTGTACTACGCCGAAACCAGCAAGCGCGGTTACCTGGTGGTCACCGCCACGCACGAGCAGGTGCGCTGCGATTTCCGCTTCGTCGATACCGTGCAAAAGCACGAGTACACGGCAGCGGTGGAGCGCAGTCTGCGCACCCTGGCCGGTCCGGGCAACCGCAAGCTCGAGGAATGCCCGGCGGTGTGATTCAGTGCACCGCCTTGAGCGTGGTGAGGGCCTTCAGCGCATCGTACAGCGGCTGGGTGGCGTCGGCGATGCGTTCCAGGCTGGCCTCGCGCAGGGCGGCCGTATCGACCGTGTTCTGTGTATCGAGTCCGGCCCAGCGCAGCAGCGCGCTGCATGCCTGTGGCGTGTCGAACAGGCCGTGCAAATAGGTGCCAAGAATCTGGCCGTCGGCGGACACCGCGCCCTCGGGCCGGCCGTCGATCCTGAACGCCGGCCGTGCCAGCGCGTCGCCGGTCGAAGTGCCCATGTGGATTTCGTAGCCCGTCACTGGCGCGCCGTCGTCGTTGAAAGCGCAACGGCCATGCACCTGCACCAGCCGCTTGTGCGGCGTCATTTCGGTGGACATGTCGAGCAGGCCCAGGGCCGGTGAAGCGCCGGCATGGCCCTCCATGCCGAGGGGATCAAGCACGCTGGTACCCAGCATCTGGAAACCGCCGCACACGCCGATCACCTTGCCGCCGTAGCGCAGGTGGCGCGCGATGGCGGCGGGCCAGCCTTGCGTGTGCAGCCACGCCAGGTCGCCGCGCGTGTTCTTGCTGCCCGGGAGGATGATCAGGTCCGCCGGCGGTATCGGCTCGCCCTGGCGCACGAAGCGCAGGTCCACGTCCGGGTGCGCGCGCAGCGCGTCGAAGTCGGTGTGGTTGCTCATGCGCGGCAGGCTCGGGACCACCACGCGAAACGCGCCGGTCGAGGCCTGCACCGCCTGCACCGCATCCTCCGCATCGAGGAACAAGCCATGCAAATACGGCAGCACGGCCAGCACCGGTTTGCCGGTTTGCTGTTCCAGCCATTCCAGGCCCGGTTCGAGCAGCTTGATGTCGCCCCTGAAACGGTTGATCACGAAACCGATGGTGCGCGCCCGCTCGCTCTCCGACAGGCACGACAAGGTGCCCACCAGGTGAGCGAACACGCCACCGCGGTCGATGTCGGCCACCAGGATCACCGGGCAATCGACCTTCTCGGCAAAACCCATGTTGGCGATGTCGCGCGAGCGCAGGTTGATTTCAGCCGGGCTGCCGGCGCCTTCGACCATCACGCAATCGTATTGCGCCAGCAGGCGCTGGTGCGATTCCAGTACGGCTTCCATCGCCACCGTTTTGTAGCGGTGGTAGTCGCGCGCATTCATCTCGGCGCGTACCTGGCCGTGGATGATCACTTGCGCGCCGATATCGCTCGAAGGTTTTAATAGCACCGGGTTCATGTCGGTGTGCGGCGCCACGCCGGCGGCAATCGCCTGCAGCGCCTGGGCGCGGCCGATCTCGCCGCCGTCGGCTGTCACCGCGCTGTTGAGCGCCATGTTTTGCGGCTTGAACGGCGCCACGCGCACGCCGTCGCGCTTGAGCAGCCGGCACAGCGCCGCCACCACGGTGCTTTTGCCGGCGTCGGACGTGGTGCCTTGCACCATCAGGGTCGTGTAAGGAAACGCCATCAGTTCTTCCGCCGCTGGCGGGCCTGCTCCAGCATCTCGCACATGGCGCGGGTGCCGTCCACCATGCGAGGGCCGGCGCGGTTGAGCAGTTCGCCGTCGAGCGTAAACAGGTTGCCGTTGCGGACCGCTTTCATGGTGGTGTACTGCTTCCACAGCGTGACGCCGCCGTAGTCCTTTTCGGCGGTGCCGAAGATCGCTTCGGGATCGGCTAGCAGCACGCCTTCGATGCTGACCACCGGCGCCGTCACCTTCAGGTCGGCAAAGATGTTGACGCCGCCGCACACGCGCATGGCGTCGGTGACGATCGAGCCGCCGCTCAGGGTATACAGCGGCTTGTCCCACACCTGGTAAAACATGCGTACCGGCGGCCGGCTGGCATACTGTTTCGTCAGCGCGGCAAACTGCGCGCGGATTTGCGCGGCGGCCGGTTGCGCCACGTTTTCCGTGCCCAGCAACTGGCCCAGGCGCTGCACGTTGTCGGCGATGCCGTCGAGTTTCAAGGGTTCGCTGTGGAAGATCGGGATGCCCAGCTGGCGCAAGGTATCGATCTGGCGCTCGGAGCTGCCGTGCATCCAGGCCACGATCAGGTCCGGCTTCATGGCGATCACGCGCTCCATGTCGATTTGCCGGTTGGTGCCAATGCGCGGAATCTTCCTGGCCGCTTCCGGGTAGTCGCTATAGGTGACGGCGCCGACGATGCGCTCGCCACCGCCGGCCGCGAACAGCAGCTCGGTCACGTGCGGCGACATGGCGACGATGCGCTGCGCCGGCTTGGCCAGGGTGATGATGTTGCCATCGTCGTCGCGCACGGTGATGGCAGCGTTGGCGTTCATCGAGATGGCGGCCAGCGACAGCAGCGCCAGGAGTGTGATGCGTTTCATTTGTCGGTCCATTCTTTCAATGCGGATTCCAGGCGCCGCCAGCCTGCTTCTTCGGGAGGGAGGCCCAGGCGGATGCCGCGCGCGGCCTCGCGGAACAGCCGCACCCACACACCGCGTTCGGCCATGTGCTGCCATAACGCTTCCGGTTGCGGTTCGGCCCACCACTGGAACAGCGGCGTGCCGGTTGAGGCGATGCCGTGGCTGGCGAGCAGCGCGGCCAGGCGTGCGCCCTCCGCGTGCAGGTAGGCGTGGGTGTCGGCTTGCCAGGCCCGGTCGTGCAAAGCGGCGAGCGCGATGTGCTGTGCGGGACCGCTGATGGT
This is a stretch of genomic DNA from Duganella zoogloeoides. It encodes these proteins:
- a CDS encoding phytanoyl-CoA dioxygenase family protein translates to MEYAQLTPGRRFAPLHSLLYYSQRLVTRPALRRLVVRILTCALRLRHGSGRELHAASAVEGAALANLSQSGYAPLGNLLSSVQCDAIRTYLQDKMLTDRDRERALFALAQVPQGVRVADYHLRDVIACPYILALANSAPLLGLAARYMRCKPTISALGLRWSFPVAGNASDLQAFHRDSEDWRYVKVLVYLTDVDHDAGPHVYLYGSHLTQAPVRLRFYSDDEISANYGAEQLLTATGTRGFCFAVDTAGIHKGTAPHRLPRLMLQIQYSLLPSYAYQYAPEPYDGPLLLDPYVNRLIVRPLR
- a CDS encoding cobyric acid synthase codes for the protein MAFPYTTLMVQGTTSDAGKSTVVAALCRLLKRDGVRVAPFKPQNMALNSAVTADGGEIGRAQALQAIAAGVAPHTDMNPVLLKPSSDIGAQVIIHGQVRAEMNARDYHRYKTVAMEAVLESHQRLLAQYDCVMVEGAGSPAEINLRSRDIANMGFAEKVDCPVILVADIDRGGVFAHLVGTLSCLSESERARTIGFVINRFRGDIKLLEPGLEWLEQQTGKPVLAVLPYLHGLFLDAEDAVQAVQASTGAFRVVVPSLPRMSNHTDFDALRAHPDVDLRFVRQGEPIPPADLIILPGSKNTRGDLAWLHTQGWPAAIARHLRYGGKVIGVCGGFQMLGTSVLDPLGMEGHAGASPALGLLDMSTEMTPHKRLVQVHGRCAFNDDGAPVTGYEIHMGTSTGDALARPAFRIDGRPEGAVSADGQILGTYLHGLFDTPQACSALLRWAGLDTQNTVDTAALREASLERIADATQPLYDALKALTTLKAVH
- a CDS encoding cobalamin-binding protein; this encodes MKRITLLALLSLAAISMNANAAITVRDDDGNIITLAKPAQRIVAMSPHVTELLFAAGGGERIVGAVTYSDYPEAARKIPRIGTNRQIDMERVIAMKPDLIVAWMHGSSERQIDTLRQLGIPIFHSEPLKLDGIADNVQRLGQLLGTENVAQPAAAQIRAQFAALTKQYASRPPVRMFYQVWDKPLYTLSGGSIVTDAMRVCGGVNIFADLKVTAPVVSIEGVLLADPEAIFGTAEKDYGGVTLWKQYTTMKAVRNGNLFTLDGELLNRAGPRMVDGTRAMCEMLEQARQRRKN
- a CDS encoding alkaline phosphatase D family protein, which encodes MHDQPPIPGRRGFMRQVAGTALLGTALAACTSTASHGDNADNVGPLRFAHGVASGDPLSDRVIVWTRVTPGQDNGGGDIAVRWQLATDAAMRSVVASGSVTTSAHQDYTVKVDAAGLLPGHVYHYQFESGAAKSTVGRTRTLPRADVRQVKLAVFSCSNYPFGFFNVYADAALQGDIDAALHLGDYIYEYESSGYGAEQGKQLDRVSEPRDVLLRLEDYRRRYAQYRSDADLQAVHAAMPFIAVWDDHEIADDTWRDGSLDHKTSAYGPFKLRKLAAATAYHEWMPIRTPDPSALDKIYRSFDFGGIVSLHMLDTRVIGRDQQLMMSSYFDASKRFDEGRYRSDLYSPRRQMMGAEQMAWLDRQVEQSTARWQMLGQQVLMARMEHPQAVVLGECSSTDYVAAKRRAALDPAGVTDRERRWLASPSLPCYLDSWDGYQSERERLFAIMARHRKNVVVLAGDTHNAWASDLLDANGRQVGVEFATPGVTSPGMEGGHRGRNPDDVAAMMTDMIAPLYYAETSKRGYLVVTATHEQVRCDFRFVDTVQKHEYTAAVERSLRTLAGPGNRKLEECPAV
- a CDS encoding esterase-like activity of phytase family protein; the protein is MMRLSLVSLAVISVLAGCGGSDHDAAAPINPAMTGVFLDGVVENLDYVAGAAPKAVTNAKGEFTCYAGDTVSFSIGGIALGSTLCASTVTPLELARVVDIKDAKVINRLLALQLLDDDNDPSNGIKLTAEAKTALAAQTVDFNAAASAFNTNLGATLAKAGAKYAVRSVDDSRRALVREHFEDTLASRRGTPVNETFTQKNNLGDVAVTVTRYQVQADSKFYIPYEGSNARVKEEFPFGFLPSYGSALAFKGTNANGDLEFYGLTDRGPNGDGPNLPALSGTGVTGSKIFPSPSFAPSFGVITVGKSGAVLTSSTPIKVSATVPTSGLPVAPGTVGYTSELPVMDVMKYDAASKATFNAGGLDSEAIVFDKKRNALWVSDEYGPFIEKIDPATGLILSKYAPGTGLPAIFAKRRANRGMEGMALDTSTDKLHGFLQSPLTDGNTLYTVTGKSEAIERFARFTRWTEFDPTTGTSGKMYAYPLDAADYQDGRTGNAKLGDVVALGNGKFIVIEQGAAPGGNVFNKLMLVEIGAATDISATPYNATTSDLEKSSMGGAAVNGADWKSVVTMKKTVLLDLNAIGWLAEKAEGLTIVDGNTLALVNDNDFGMKTKVFNAAGAVIEDADVTKCNIDANGAIIASSAAGCAPGNTIRVARGTDLERPSRLWLIKFTKALTSF
- a CDS encoding DHA2 family efflux MFS transporter permease subunit → MDTTAQNSAPPPGPSAAEVAAKRYLPWVVATALFMEQLDSTIVNTAIPSMAESLQVTPLSLKAVVTSYVLSLAVAIPVSGWMADRFGTRRVFMSAITIFTIASILCGLSVNSPMLVASRLLQGFGAAMMMPVGRLAIVRTFPKSELLAAMNFVIIPALIGPLLGPTVGGLIVHWMTWREIFFVNVPVGIAALYLANKHMPDYRNEDARPLDFIGLVLFGTGVALLSWLLEVFGEHRLDVTSMSVLLFIACSLLAAYVWHAREAAYPLLRIALFKVRTFRVSVMGGFITRIGVGGLPFLLPLLYQLGLGLPAWQSGLLMMPSAAAAMFMKFISARVLARFGYRQVLTVNTVLIGITISLFSFVQQGTPIYVIVMISLCLGFFNSLQFSSMNTIAYADVEGNDSSMASTIASSMQQLSVSFGLAAGSLITGWYLGDVPQSNRIALTAALHYAFLTLAVMTVLSSITFWSLRKSDGESISKGSVKEA